A region from the Sebaldella sp. S0638 genome encodes:
- the rbfA gene encoding 30S ribosome-binding factor RbfA, translating into MNDRKRQGLEKEISRVIGTVLLTEVKNDKIRRLVTIKETTLSKDGKYVDLFFSILDIDEKLNKEKLIEDLNKLKGFFRKAIGSELTVRHTPEVRIHIDNTAEYGVKISSILNQISKKDSE; encoded by the coding sequence ATGAATGATAGAAAAAGACAGGGACTGGAAAAAGAAATATCAAGAGTAATAGGAACGGTTCTTCTTACAGAGGTAAAAAATGATAAAATAAGAAGGCTGGTAACTATAAAAGAAACGACTCTCAGCAAAGACGGGAAATATGTTGATTTATTTTTTTCCATCTTAGATATAGATGAAAAACTAAATAAAGAAAAACTCATAGAAGATCTGAATAAACTAAAAGGCTTTTTTAGAAAGGCAATTGGTTCGGAATTGACAGTAAGACATACTCCGGAAGTAAGAATACATATAGATAATACTGCGGAATACGGAGTAAAAATATCTTCGATCCTTAACCAGATATCTAAAAAAGATAGCGAGTGA
- the infB gene encoding translation initiation factor IF-2: MRVHELAKELGFENKEFIDRLKKVGVDVKSHLSGLSDDQEKSIRDKMKKASAPDMSSKKEPSTSKDKVKSDNHIVKEKIVFNSVEADKGSKDVRTEKHTEVKTVKNNIEKAVKSENKNMENTVNNSNKNFNHDKDNQNQSREQDKNNQNRSGQNRDGQNRNYNQNRDNQNRDGQNRGYNQNRDNQNRDGQNRGYNQNRDNQNRDGQNRGYNQNRDNQNRDGQNRGYNQNRDNQNRGYNQNRDNQNRDGQNRGYNQNRDNQNRDGQNRGYNQNRDNQNRDGQNRGYNQNRDNQNRDGQNRGYNQNRDNQNRDGQNRGYNQNRDNQNRDGQNRGYNQNRDNQNRDGQNRGYNQNRDGQNRGYNQNRDNQNRDGQNRGYNQNRDNQNRDGQNRGYNQNRDNQNRDGQNRGYNQNRDNQNRDGQNRGSGYGRDQGNRSNDYRGNKDNAKGAAAPAAADDKKTKTIKPSVKKKFDKKKYEEEKRKKDEERKLSDIRSDFRKEDKKKKFKKRDKTAERNDLVRAEVEKVGMITIGEEISIKELAEKLGLNLSDIIKKFFMMGKILTANAILNFEEAEEVAMEYDVLIEKEEAEEISYGDKYELEISDKADDLVLRPPVITIMGHVDHGKTSLLDSLRKTHIMDDEAGGITQKIGAYQIKWKNQKITFIDTPGHEAFTEMRSRGAKVTDIAILIVAADDGVKPQTVEAISHAKEAGVPIIVAINKIDKPDANPMKVKQELLEYGLIAPEWGGQTEFVEISAKNRINLEELLETITITAELLELKANPKKRAKAVVIESRLDPKMGAVADILIQEGSLKIGDIFVAGESHGRVRSMVDDRGSKKTKASLSEPVEITGFNNIPEAGDVLYVVNNDKQAKKIVEDFLKERKQNEQNKKKHISLESLSKELEEQQLKELKCIIRADSKGSVEALRESLEKLSDEKVMINIIQASSGAITEGDVKLAEASDAIIIGFNVRPTTPARNEAEKLGVEIRTYNVIYHITEEIEKAMKGLLDPEFREIYNGRIEVQKVFKVTGVGNIAGAVVVDGKVLKDSKIRVLRDGIILYEGEIGSLKRFKDDAKEVINGQECGIGIKDFNDIKEGDLIEAYVLEEIPR, from the coding sequence ATGAGAGTACATGAGTTGGCAAAGGAACTTGGATTTGAGAATAAGGAATTTATAGATAGACTAAAAAAAGTCGGAGTTGACGTAAAGTCTCATTTATCAGGATTAAGTGATGATCAGGAAAAATCAATTAGAGATAAAATGAAAAAAGCATCAGCCCCGGATATGAGTTCCAAAAAAGAACCAAGCACCAGTAAAGACAAAGTGAAAAGTGATAATCACATTGTAAAAGAAAAAATAGTCTTTAATAGTGTAGAAGCGGATAAAGGTTCAAAAGATGTCAGAACAGAGAAACATACAGAAGTCAAAACTGTAAAAAATAATATAGAAAAGGCAGTGAAATCTGAGAATAAAAATATGGAGAATACAGTAAATAACTCAAATAAAAATTTCAATCATGACAAAGATAACCAAAATCAAAGTCGTGAACAGGATAAAAATAATCAAAACAGATCTGGTCAAAATAGAGACGGACAAAACAGAAATTACAATCAAAACAGAGATAACCAGAATAGAGACGGACAAAACAGAGGTTATAACCAAAACAGAGACAACCAGAACAGGGACGGGCAAAACAGAGGATATAACCAAAACAGAGACAACCAGAACAGGGACGGGCAAAACAGAGGATATAATCAAAACAGAGACAACCAGAACAGAGACGGACAAAACAGAGGATATAACCAAAACAGAGACAACCAAAACAGAGGATACAACCAAAATAGAGATAATCAAAATAGAGACGGGCAAAACAGAGGATATAACCAAAACAGAGACAACCAGAATAGAGACGGACAAAACAGAGGTTATAATCAAAATAGAGACAACCAGAACAGGGATGGGCAAAACAGAGGTTATAACCAAAACAGAGATAATCAAAATAGAGACGGGCAAAACAGAGGTTATAACCAAAACAGAGACAACCAGAACAGGGACGGGCAAAACAGAGGATATAACCAAAATAGAGACAACCAGAACAGAGACGGGCAAAACAGAGGATATAACCAAAACAGAGACAACCAGAACAGAGATGGACAAAATAGAGGATATAATCAGAACAGGGACGGACAAAACAGAGGATATAACCAAAACAGAGATAATCAAAACAGAGACGGACAAAACAGAGGATATAACCAAAATAGAGACAACCAGAACAGAGACGGGCAAAACAGAGGTTATAACCAAAATAGAGACAACCAGAACAGAGACGGGCAAAACAGAGGTTATAACCAAAATAGAGACAACCAAAACAGAGACGGACAAAACAGAGGTTCCGGATATGGAAGAGATCAGGGCAACAGAAGCAATGATTACAGAGGGAACAAGGATAATGCAAAAGGAGCAGCAGCTCCGGCAGCAGCAGATGATAAAAAGACAAAAACAATAAAGCCGTCTGTTAAGAAAAAGTTTGATAAAAAGAAATACGAAGAAGAAAAAAGAAAAAAAGACGAAGAAAGAAAACTTAGTGATATCAGATCAGATTTCAGAAAAGAAGACAAAAAGAAAAAGTTCAAGAAAAGAGATAAGACAGCTGAGAGAAATGACCTTGTAAGAGCCGAAGTGGAAAAAGTAGGTATGATTACAATAGGAGAGGAAATTTCTATAAAAGAACTTGCTGAAAAATTAGGATTAAATCTTTCTGATATTATAAAAAAATTCTTCATGATGGGGAAAATTCTTACTGCAAACGCTATACTGAACTTTGAAGAAGCAGAAGAAGTAGCAATGGAATATGATGTTCTTATAGAAAAAGAAGAAGCAGAAGAAATAAGCTACGGAGATAAATACGAACTTGAAATATCGGATAAAGCGGATGATCTTGTATTAAGACCACCGGTAATTACAATAATGGGACACGTAGATCACGGGAAAACATCACTTTTGGATTCATTGAGAAAGACACATATAATGGATGACGAGGCTGGAGGAATAACACAAAAGATAGGGGCTTACCAGATAAAGTGGAAAAATCAGAAAATAACATTTATAGATACACCGGGTCACGAAGCGTTTACTGAAATGAGATCAAGAGGAGCTAAAGTAACAGATATAGCAATTCTTATAGTAGCTGCTGATGACGGGGTAAAACCTCAGACAGTAGAAGCAATATCACATGCTAAAGAAGCTGGAGTTCCTATAATAGTAGCAATAAACAAAATAGACAAACCGGATGCGAATCCTATGAAAGTAAAACAGGAACTTCTTGAATACGGACTGATAGCTCCTGAATGGGGAGGACAAACTGAATTCGTGGAAATTTCCGCTAAAAACAGAATAAATCTTGAAGAACTTCTGGAAACAATAACGATTACTGCAGAACTCCTTGAATTAAAGGCAAATCCTAAGAAAAGAGCAAAAGCAGTAGTAATAGAGTCAAGACTTGACCCGAAAATGGGAGCTGTGGCAGATATACTAATTCAGGAAGGTAGTCTGAAAATAGGTGATATCTTTGTAGCAGGAGAATCTCACGGAAGAGTAAGATCAATGGTAGACGACAGAGGTTCGAAAAAAACAAAAGCAAGTCTTTCAGAACCGGTGGAAATCACAGGATTTAACAATATACCTGAAGCCGGAGATGTGCTGTATGTAGTTAATAACGACAAACAGGCTAAGAAAATAGTAGAAGACTTCCTGAAAGAAAGAAAACAGAACGAACAAAACAAGAAAAAACATATATCACTGGAAAGTCTGTCAAAAGAATTGGAAGAACAGCAGCTTAAAGAATTAAAATGTATAATAAGAGCTGATTCTAAAGGTTCTGTAGAAGCATTAAGAGAATCACTTGAAAAATTATCTGATGAAAAAGTAATGATAAATATTATACAGGCTAGTTCGGGAGCAATTACAGAAGGTGACGTAAAGCTTGCAGAAGCTTCTGATGCGATCATAATAGGATTTAACGTAAGACCTACTACACCTGCAAGAAATGAAGCCGAAAAACTTGGTGTAGAAATAAGAACTTATAATGTAATTTACCATATTACAGAAGAAATAGAGAAAGCTATGAAAGGACTTCTTGATCCTGAATTCAGAGAAATATACAACGGAAGAATAGAAGTACAGAAAGTATTCAAGGTAACAGGAGTAGGAAATATAGCCGGAGCTGTGGTAGTAGACGGAAAAGTGTTGAAAGATTCCAAAATAAGAGTACTTAGAGACGGAATAATTCTATATGAAGGTGAAATCGGTTCGTTGAAAAGATTTAAAGATGATGCAAAAGAAGTAATAAACGGACAGGAATGCGGAATAGGAATTAAGGACTTTAACGACATAAAAGAAGGAGATCTTATAGAAGCTTACGTATTAGAAGAGATTCCTAGATAA
- a CDS encoding DUF448 domain-containing protein, producing the protein MPERMCIICKKRNGKQNLFRFSSVDGRYLYDIDQKIQSRGFYLCDNPACLNALSKHKKFKVEPDELMKILSVLKKKNKDILDILKSMRGSENLVYGMEETMEAMKRGRVKLIVVPADIKKNHMIELDNLCEKHKVKKIVTGKREDLEKIFERNLNIVGITNKRAVEGIMKKLEVTNEST; encoded by the coding sequence ATGCCCGAAAGAATGTGTATAATCTGCAAAAAGCGAAATGGAAAGCAAAATCTATTTAGATTTTCATCTGTAGACGGCAGATATCTTTATGACATTGATCAGAAGATTCAGAGCAGAGGTTTCTACTTATGCGATAATCCGGCATGTTTGAATGCATTGTCAAAGCATAAGAAATTTAAAGTAGAGCCGGACGAACTGATGAAGATTCTGAGTGTGCTGAAAAAGAAGAATAAAGATATTTTAGATATTTTAAAAAGTATGAGAGGCTCTGAAAATTTGGTTTACGGAATGGAAGAAACCATGGAGGCCATGAAAAGAGGCAGGGTAAAACTAATAGTAGTTCCCGCAGATATAAAGAAAAATCATATGATAGAATTAGATAATCTTTGTGAAAAACACAAGGTGAAGAAAATAGTAACAGGAAAGAGAGAAGATCTGGAGAAAATATTCGAAAGAAATCTTAATATCGTAGGGATTACGAATAAAAGAGCCGTAGAGGGAATAATGAAAAAGTTGGAGGTGACAAATGAGAGTACATGA
- the nusA gene encoding transcription termination factor NusA → MKAKDQRIFLEALDELEKEKGIKKEELLEAIETALLAAYKKNYGEKENAEVKINHDTGEVKVFSRKEIVDEVENPEYEISLDDAKNFKKRAKVGGVVELEINAEDFKRNAIQNAKQIVIQKVRECEKQNIYNNFKEKENSIVTGIVRKVDEKGSLYIDINGLEAIIPEKELSDTDIFKQGDRVKVYIGKVEEGTKFTKTFISRKSEEMIRKLFELEIPEIEDGVIEIKSVAREAGSRTKVAIYSDDPNLDVKGACIGKGGMRIQSIIDELKGEKIDIVLWNEDIRYFVKNALNPAEVISVEIIEDNGEEIAKVEVVSDQLSLAIGKKGQNSRLAAKLCSIKIDIFTSELPADSEPEEE, encoded by the coding sequence ATGAAAGCGAAAGATCAGAGAATCTTTTTAGAGGCTTTGGATGAACTAGAAAAAGAAAAGGGAATAAAAAAAGAAGAATTACTGGAAGCCATAGAGACAGCCCTGCTTGCAGCATATAAAAAGAATTACGGAGAAAAAGAAAACGCAGAGGTAAAGATAAATCATGATACCGGAGAAGTAAAAGTCTTTTCCAGAAAAGAAATAGTCGATGAGGTGGAAAATCCCGAATACGAAATAAGCTTGGACGACGCTAAGAATTTCAAAAAAAGGGCGAAAGTAGGAGGCGTTGTGGAACTGGAAATAAATGCCGAGGACTTTAAAAGAAACGCAATACAAAATGCAAAACAGATAGTAATACAAAAAGTAAGAGAATGTGAAAAACAAAATATTTATAACAACTTTAAAGAAAAAGAAAATTCTATAGTAACCGGTATAGTAAGAAAAGTAGATGAAAAAGGAAGCCTTTATATAGATATAAACGGGCTGGAAGCTATAATCCCGGAAAAAGAGCTGTCTGATACAGATATCTTTAAACAGGGAGACAGAGTAAAAGTATATATCGGTAAAGTAGAAGAAGGAACAAAATTCACAAAAACTTTTATTTCAAGAAAATCGGAAGAAATGATAAGAAAGCTGTTTGAGCTGGAAATTCCTGAGATAGAAGACGGAGTAATAGAAATAAAATCCGTAGCAAGAGAAGCGGGAAGCAGAACAAAAGTCGCGATCTATTCTGATGATCCCAATCTTGATGTAAAGGGTGCCTGCATAGGAAAAGGCGGAATGAGAATTCAAAGTATAATTGATGAACTAAAAGGTGAAAAAATAGATATTGTTTTGTGGAACGAGGACATAAGATATTTCGTGAAAAACGCTTTAAATCCGGCAGAGGTAATTTCTGTGGAAATTATTGAAGATAATGGGGAAGAGATAGCAAAGGTAGAAGTAGTAAGTGATCAGTTATCACTGGCCATAGGGAAAAAAGGTCAGAACTCAAGACTTGCAGCAAAACTTTGCAGTATAAAAATAGACATCTTTACTTCAGAACTTCCAGCTGACTCTGAGCCGGAAGAAGAGTAG
- the rimP gene encoding ribosome maturation factor RimP, which translates to MEQILLEIEKTITSYLDEMNLELADLEYVSEGGYNYLRIYIERVDGVTSIEDCVGFSEKVDPLIEDFIKDKFFLEVSTPGIERRLRKERDFLRFKGKKIRLALKSKVNDKKVLTGDLVDFINNEVVVNIEGTLINIPLEKVKKANLIFEMPDFKEEV; encoded by the coding sequence ATGGAGCAGATTCTTTTAGAAATAGAAAAAACCATAACTTCTTATTTGGACGAAATGAATCTGGAATTAGCCGATCTTGAATATGTATCAGAAGGAGGATATAACTACTTAAGAATATATATAGAAAGAGTAGACGGAGTAACAAGCATAGAAGATTGTGTTGGTTTCAGCGAAAAGGTAGATCCACTGATAGAGGATTTTATTAAAGATAAGTTTTTTTTAGAGGTTTCTACGCCAGGGATAGAAAGAAGATTAAGAAAAGAAAGAGATTTTTTGAGATTCAAAGGCAAGAAAATACGACTGGCTCTAAAAAGTAAGGTTAATGATAAAAAAGTTCTGACGGGAGATTTGGTAGACTTTATCAATAATGAAGTAGTAGTAAACATAGAAGGAACACTAATAAATATTCCATTAGAAAAAGTAAAAAAGGCAAATCTCATATTTGAAATGCCGGATTTTAAGGAGGAAGTATGA
- the truB gene encoding tRNA pseudouridine(55) synthase TruB — protein MDGIILLNKEKDISSFKAINHLKYKLKLKKVGHAGTLDPLAEGLMIVLVNDATKLSDMLLKQSKEYYAECELGYETDSYDCTGVKTQVYEGKITVDREKIINTLEGFQGDYEQTPPMYSAIKVNGKKLYDLARKGIEIERKTKVVNIGYINRISVEGNKVGFYIHAGSGTYIRSVIQDFGRRLGTYATMTKLIRTKIGKFSLENAYREKEIENESVVMKAEDIFDFPVLHISDEEYFKMKNGIKLNKDITDGHYSIYNNGEYKGIGISEGGILKRFRYFNG, from the coding sequence ATGGACGGAATAATTTTATTAAATAAAGAAAAGGATATAAGCTCATTCAAGGCCATAAATCATCTTAAGTATAAGCTAAAGCTGAAAAAAGTCGGACATGCAGGGACACTTGATCCTCTCGCGGAAGGACTCATGATAGTGCTTGTCAATGATGCTACAAAGCTTTCGGATATGCTTTTGAAACAGAGTAAGGAGTATTATGCCGAGTGCGAACTGGGATATGAGACTGACTCATATGACTGTACCGGGGTAAAAACACAGGTTTATGAAGGGAAAATTACAGTTGACAGAGAGAAAATAATAAATACTCTTGAAGGTTTTCAGGGAGATTATGAACAGACGCCGCCAATGTATTCAGCTATTAAAGTGAACGGGAAAAAGCTTTACGACCTTGCGAGAAAAGGAATAGAGATAGAACGTAAAACCAAAGTCGTAAATATCGGTTATATAAACAGGATAAGCGTAGAGGGTAACAAAGTAGGATTTTATATACATGCGGGAAGCGGAACTTATATCAGGTCTGTAATTCAGGACTTCGGAAGACGTCTTGGAACTTATGCAACAATGACTAAGCTGATAAGAACAAAGATAGGGAAGTTTTCACTTGAAAATGCTTACAGAGAAAAAGAAATAGAAAATGAATCGGTTGTGATGAAAGCAGAAGATATATTTGATTTTCCGGTGCTTCATATCAGCGATGAGGAATATTTCAAAATGAAAAACGGTATTAAATTAAATAAGGATATCACAGACGGTCATTACAGTATTTATAACAACGGGGAATATAAGGGGATAGGGATTTCTGAAGGCGGAATACTAAAAAGATTCAGATATTTTAACGGATAA
- the cls gene encoding cardiolipin synthase yields the protein MNSLEIFSWFEHLYIIIVLMFVVGILASGKKSGSIMAWIFAVLFLPVVGIILYMLLGVNWRRRRILKNRLENSPNKMLISLSNELAKNELSKYDTRDIFSSYKENIERTDKYMKGMQDHSDVAKLLYNTGSTYLTLNTSYDFYFDGEEAFNQILKDLENAKESIYIEFFIWRSDILGERIKDVLVKKANEGIDIKLIFDGLGSFGRISRKYKKDLEKAGIKYRYFLDVRYNILKLNYRNHRKMVIIDGKILHTGGMNLGQEYIDGGDKFETWRDTNIRITGEMCVHYLAVFISDWLNSSGKFEFIIPELENSDSGEYLMQLCASGPDTIWSSLQMLYTKMITEAQEEILIESPYFVPDDSIFEQLKIAALSGIKVKIIMAGKPDKKIPFWVAETYFEEIIDSGMEIYRYQKGFLHCKNIIIDGKLATMGTCNFDFRSFELNYEINTVYYNEEMAGKLRDQFFEDLEYCTEIKAEDLDKKGILLRLRDSVFRVLSPIL from the coding sequence ATGAATTCATTGGAGATATTTAGTTGGTTTGAACATCTTTATATAATAATAGTATTAATGTTCGTAGTAGGAATTCTTGCTTCAGGAAAAAAATCAGGCTCTATAATGGCATGGATTTTTGCCGTGTTATTCCTGCCTGTAGTAGGGATAATCCTCTATATGCTTCTTGGAGTGAACTGGCGCAGAAGAAGGATTTTGAAAAATAGGCTGGAAAACAGCCCTAATAAAATGCTGATAAGCCTATCAAACGAACTGGCTAAAAATGAACTCAGCAAATATGATACAAGGGATATATTCAGTTCTTACAAAGAGAATATCGAGAGAACCGATAAATATATGAAAGGTATGCAGGATCACAGCGATGTGGCAAAACTTCTCTATAATACAGGAAGTACATATCTTACGCTGAATACTTCATATGATTTTTATTTTGACGGTGAAGAAGCATTCAATCAGATACTAAAAGATCTCGAAAATGCCAAAGAGAGTATATATATAGAATTTTTTATATGGCGTTCTGATATACTCGGTGAGAGAATAAAAGATGTATTAGTAAAAAAAGCAAACGAAGGTATAGATATAAAGCTGATATTTGATGGTCTCGGGTCATTCGGGCGTATTTCGAGAAAGTACAAAAAAGATCTTGAGAAAGCCGGGATAAAATACAGATATTTTCTTGATGTAAGATATAACATTCTGAAACTTAACTATAGAAATCACAGAAAAATGGTAATAATAGACGGAAAAATCCTGCATACCGGCGGAATGAATCTGGGACAGGAATATATAGACGGCGGCGATAAATTCGAAACATGGAGAGATACAAATATAAGAATTACAGGTGAAATGTGTGTTCATTATCTCGCAGTGTTTATTTCCGACTGGCTGAACAGCAGCGGAAAATTTGAATTTATTATTCCGGAGCTGGAAAACAGCGACTCGGGAGAATATCTTATGCAGCTGTGTGCAAGCGGGCCTGATACTATCTGGTCGTCGCTGCAAATGCTTTATACCAAGATGATAACCGAAGCGCAAGAGGAAATTCTCATAGAAAGCCCTTATTTTGTACCTGATGACAGCATCTTTGAACAGTTGAAAATTGCCGCACTTTCAGGAATAAAGGTAAAAATTATTATGGCAGGAAAGCCTGATAAAAAAATACCTTTCTGGGTAGCAGAGACTTATTTTGAGGAAATAATAGATTCAGGAATGGAAATTTACAGATATCAAAAGGGATTTCTGCACTGTAAAAATATAATAATTGACGGTAAACTTGCTACAATGGGAACTTGTAATTTTGATTTCAGAAGTTTTGAGCTGAATTATGAGATAAATACAGTATATTATAATGAAGAAATGGCTGGAAAATTAAGAGATCAGTTTTTTGAAGATTTAGAATATTGTACTGAGATAAAAGCGGAAGACCTTGACAAAAAAGGAATTCTTTTGAGACTGAGAGATTCTGTTTTCAGGGTTTTATCACCGATACTATAA
- a CDS encoding cell wall metabolism sensor histidine kinase WalK, translating to MLKIKLEDRITVSFAGLFLILILLSNLLTIYFLKKQSLSVVDRQLIQKETEIHTFLDRISSYSERYDKLSLNFNMQIEGKKLVYPKPFDPGNENLLYIVSINDEVAINSFYNIDFATSNSNLTADSVMNTIKEHSKGMTPDKISTVSLGKNEIYRYQNISQNIKGIKFDIYILKNVSQENKIFDRLRVLILFFTVLGILITVFISIKISKVILKPINNVMQTGKLISTDDLSKRIEVINSGDELEELTKILNQMLDRIQKAFESQSKFVSDASHELRTPLAIIKGYAEIIKKRRLSDEEVFDESIDAIINETENMKNLVQKLLMLAKGEEERLNITLAKTPMKKFIKQIAFDSKLLSVDHDIVLGKNDDYTLNIDRSLIKQAIRALIENAIKYSPANTTITIDSYIEDGKARISVSDMGIGIDKSEHAKIFERFYRVDESRSKDTGGTGLGLAIVKKIADAHNSEILVDSAINKGTKITLLFTEYSEGNDDEFIGDI from the coding sequence ATGTTAAAAATAAAATTAGAAGATAGGATAACAGTCAGTTTTGCAGGGCTGTTTCTTATCTTAATTTTGTTATCAAATTTACTGACAATTTACTTTTTGAAGAAACAGAGCCTGAGTGTCGTGGATCGGCAGCTGATACAAAAAGAGACGGAAATACATACATTTTTGGACAGAATTTCATCATATTCGGAAAGATATGACAAGCTTTCCCTGAATTTTAACATGCAGATAGAAGGTAAAAAGCTGGTATATCCAAAGCCTTTTGATCCGGGTAATGAAAATCTGCTCTATATAGTAAGTATAAATGATGAAGTGGCCATAAACAGTTTTTATAATATAGATTTTGCAACTTCAAATTCTAATCTTACAGCAGACTCTGTAATGAACACAATCAAAGAGCATTCAAAAGGTATGACACCTGACAAAATCAGTACTGTAAGTCTCGGTAAAAATGAAATTTACAGATACCAAAATATATCGCAGAATATAAAAGGTATAAAATTCGATATCTATATTCTGAAAAATGTGAGTCAGGAAAACAAAATCTTTGACAGGCTAAGGGTTTTGATCCTGTTTTTTACTGTTTTGGGAATACTTATTACTGTATTTATAAGTATAAAAATAAGTAAAGTCATACTAAAACCTATTAATAACGTAATGCAGACAGGAAAACTCATTTCTACCGATGACCTCAGCAAAAGGATAGAAGTGATAAATTCGGGGGATGAACTGGAAGAGCTGACTAAGATACTAAACCAGATGCTGGACAGAATACAGAAAGCATTTGAAAGCCAGTCAAAATTCGTTTCCGATGCATCACATGAATTAAGAACTCCTCTTGCCATAATAAAAGGTTATGCAGAGATAATAAAGAAAAGAAGACTTTCTGATGAAGAGGTCTTTGATGAATCAATAGATGCTATAATTAACGAAACAGAAAACATGAAAAATCTTGTGCAGAAATTATTAATGCTTGCCAAGGGTGAAGAAGAAAGACTGAATATTACACTTGCGAAAACACCTATGAAAAAATTTATAAAGCAAATAGCATTCGACAGTAAGCTGCTTTCTGTGGATCATGATATAGTGCTTGGTAAAAATGATGACTATACGCTTAACATTGACAGGTCACTGATAAAACAGGCGATAAGAGCATTAATAGAAAATGCTATAAAATATTCACCGGCAAATACTACTATTACAATAGATTCTTATATAGAAGACGGTAAGGCTCGTATATCTGTTTCTGATATGGGAATAGGAATAGACAAGTCAGAGCATGCTAAAATCTTTGAGAGATTCTACAGAGTGGATGAGTCCCGTTCGAAAGATACAGGAGGAACAGGATTAGGTCTTGCAATAGTAAAGAAAATAGCAGATGCACATAATTCGGAAATTCTGGTAGACAGCGCAATTAATAAAGGAACCAAAATAACTCTGTTATTTACAGAATATAGCGAGGGGAATGACGATGAATTCATTGGAGATATTTAG
- a CDS encoding response regulator transcription factor, which produces MKEKILIIEDDPKISRLIEIELKFEGYEVSFAYDGKEGLNSAKYNSYDLIILDLMLPKMNGIEVCKRIREFSEVPIIMLTAKDEISDKVVGLDYGADDYMTKPFSNEELIARIKALIRRTKKRNNQEEFVYEDLKINYSTYEVFRGETLISLSKREFELLDYLVLNKGIVLSRDKILENVWGFEYIGNDNILDLYIKYLRDKIDKPYERKFIQTVRGLGFIFK; this is translated from the coding sequence ATGAAAGAGAAAATATTGATTATAGAAGATGATCCGAAAATATCAAGACTTATCGAAATTGAACTAAAGTTTGAGGGATATGAAGTGAGCTTTGCCTATGACGGAAAAGAAGGACTGAACAGTGCAAAATATAATTCTTATGATTTAATAATTCTGGATCTAATGTTACCTAAAATGAACGGAATTGAAGTATGTAAAAGAATCAGGGAATTTTCAGAAGTCCCTATCATAATGTTAACAGCAAAAGATGAGATAAGCGATAAAGTAGTCGGACTGGATTACGGGGCAGACGATTATATGACAAAACCTTTCTCAAATGAAGAATTGATAGCCCGTATAAAAGCATTAATAAGACGTACTAAAAAGAGAAATAACCAGGAAGAATTCGTATATGAGGATTTGAAAATAAATTACTCTACATATGAAGTATTCAGAGGTGAAACATTAATAAGCTTATCAAAAAGAGAATTTGAACTTTTGGACTACCTTGTATTAAATAAAGGTATAGTTTTATCAAGAGATAAAATTCTTGAAAATGTATGGGGATTTGAATATATAGGTAATGACAATATTCTTGACCTTTACATAAAATATCTGAGAGACAAGATAGACAAACCTTACGAAAGAAAGTTTATTCAAACGGTAAGAGGTCTCGGATTTATTTTTAAATAA